A genomic stretch from Malus domestica chromosome 15, GDT2T_hap1 includes:
- the LOC103405612 gene encoding 2-isopropylmalate synthase 1, chloroplastic-like codes for MAAVCTNPKILPSPAATMSSVNIPNTSQSQLLFRSHLHKPKMPKFLVSRPNLHNTCNPHILCSQTDNPKPTPRPDYIPNRISDPNYVRIFDTTLRDGEQSPGASLTSKEKLDIARKLAKLGVDIIEAGFPASSKDDAEAVKMIAKEVGNAVDKDGYVPVICGLSRCNRNDIQTAWDAVKYAKRPRIHTFIATSPIHLEYKLRKTKEQVIEIARNMVKFARELGCDDVEFSPEDAGRSEREFLYQILGEVIKAGATTLNIPDTVGYNVPDEYSQLIADIKSNTPGIDNIIISTHCQNDLGLSTANTLAGACAGARQLEVTINGIGERAGNASLEEVVMTLNCRGEHVLGGLYTGINTKHIYVTSKMVEEYTGLHVQPHKAIVGANAFAHESGIHQDGMLKHKGTYEIISPEDIGYERSNEAGIVLGKLSGRHALRNRLAELGYELEDDQLATVFEHFKAVAEQKKIITDADLGALVRDEVFQPEVVWKLHDLQVTCGTLGLSTATVKLIDADGREHVACSVGTGPVDSAYKAVDLIVKEPVMLVEYSMNAVTEGNDAIATTRVVIRPENRRMVTHAHTGESVQRTFSGVAAGMDIVVSSVKAYIGALNKIIGFNKRSPTKIPAELTPVSA; via the exons ATGGCGGCTGTCtgcacaaaccctaaaattttacCATCACCGGCAGCTACCATGTCCTCTGTCAACATCCCCAACACCTCCCAATCCCAGCTCCTCTTCCGCTCGCATTTGCACAAACCCAAGATGCcaaaatttctagtttcccgtCCCAATCTTCACAACACTTGTAATCCCCACATTCTCTGCTCTCAAACTGACAACCCCAAACCTACTCCCCGACCTGATTACATCCCCAACCGCATCTCTGACCCCAACTATGTCCGCATCTTCGACACCACTCTCCGCGACGGTGAGCAGTCCCCTGGTGCCTCCTTGACCTCAAAAGAAAAACTCGACATCGCCCGGAAGTTAGCAAAGCTTGGGGTTGACATAATTGAGGCTGGTTTCCCCGCCTCTTCCAAAGACGATGCCGAGGCTGTGAAGATGATTGCAAAGGAGGTTGGGAATGCAGTTGACAAGGACGGTTATGTTCCTGTCATTTGTGGATTGTCAAGGTGCAATAGAAATGATATTCAGACGGCATGGGATGCTGTGAAGTACGCCAAAAGGCCAAGGATTCATACTTTTATTGCGACCAGTCCCATTCATTTGGAGTATAAACTGAGGAAGACCAAGGAGCAGGTAATTGAAATTGCAAGGAACATGGTCAAGTTTGCCAGGGAGTTGGGATGCGATGATGTTGAGTTTAGCCCCGAAGATGCTGGGCG ATCCGAAAGGGAGTTTCTATATCAGATTTTGGGTGAAGTTATAAAGGCCGGGGCAACAACCTTGAACATTCCTGACACTGTAGGTTATAATGTGCCAGATGAATATAGTCAGTTGATCGCTGACATAAAATCTAATACCCCTGGAATTGACAACATTATCATTTCTACTCACTGCCAAAATGATCTTGGACTTTCTACTGCCAACACTTTAGCG GGGGCATGTGCAGGTGCTAGGCAACTGGAAGTAACAATCAATGGCATTGGTGAAAGGGCTGGGAATGCTTCATTAGAGGAG GTTGTCATGACCTTAAATTGTCGCGGGGAGCATGTTCTTGGGGGGCTTTATACCGGAATCAATACTAAGCATATCTATGTAACAAGCAAGATG GTGGAAGAGTACACTGGGTTGCATGTGCAGCCACACAAGGCTATTGTTGGAGCTAATGCTTTTGCACATGAAAGTGGTATCCATCAG GATGGAATGCTTAAGCACAAAGGTACATATGAAATCATATCTCCTGAAGATATTGGGTATGAACGGTCCAATGAAGCTGGTATTGTTCTTGGGAAACTCAG TGGGCGTCATGCTTTGAGAAATCGACTTGCGGAG CTTGGCTATGAGCTTGAGGATGATCAACTTGCTACTGTGTTCGAGCATTTCAAAGCTGTAGCCGAACAGAAAAAG ATTATAACTGATGCAGATCTCGGAGCACTGGTGCGAGATGAAGTTTTTCAGCCAGAAGTTGTCTGGAAGCTTCACGATTTACAG GTTACCTGTGGAACTCTTGGTCTTTCTACAGCGACTGTTAAACTAATTGATGCTGATGGGAGAGAGCATGTGGCATGTTCAGTTGGAACGGGTCCAGTAGATTCGGCTTACAAGGCTGTTGATCTCATTGTGAAG GAACCTGTAATGCTCGTTGAGTACTCTATGAATGCGGTCACAGAAGGAAATGATGCAATAGCAACTACTCGTGTTGTAATCCGACCAGAAAACAGACGTATGGTTACTCATGCTCACACCGGAGAATCAGTTCAACGGACATTCAG TGGAGTTGCAGCAGGAATGGATATTGTTGTCTCTAGTGTCAAGGCCTACATCGGCGCATTGAATAAGATTATAGGTTTCAACAAAAGGTCGCCGACAAAGATTCCAGCGGAACTAACGCCGGTGTCTGCATGA